A genomic stretch from Gopherus flavomarginatus isolate rGopFla2 chromosome 3, rGopFla2.mat.asm, whole genome shotgun sequence includes:
- the LOC127046722 gene encoding zinc finger and SCAN domain-containing protein 20-like, which produces MQTPLPWAHLTPPLNAQGILKIPFLFAQPGVECNQSINHSATMPPRTKRAPAWTNAELQDLISVWGEEAVQAQLRSRRRNYDTYGQILQSLMRRGHEQDALQCRVKIKELRSAYCKAREGNRRSGAAPTTCRFYKELDAILGCDPTANPRSTMESSQQGEVGEGVEDGDSEATGVEGDTPESQYTCSQELFSSLEEASQSQQLEVDVEEEAEDRARVTLTTAAGSPASRRLQNLRQNPRKSKEESMKSVMSHYNRESRKTEEWREKTYEWRKTVHEWRKSVHEWRQTESRRKELSSKKTTKQMISLLARQTESFESIVAMQTNMYHGNPQPSQSPLPCSPVFPQNSFLQQPVPYYPQLPPTPVRSPTGPENYNSYPVHSTPIILQHSNPELQQTLNSDQNRTY; this is translated from the exons atgcaaactccactgccctgggctcacctgacccctcctttaaatgcccagggaattttaaaaatccccttcctgtttgctcagccaggcgtggagtgcaatcaatcaatcaatcactcagcgaccatgcctccacgcaccaaacgagccccagcatggaccaatgcagagctgcaggacctcattagtgtttggggagaggaggctgtgcaagcacagctgcgctccagaaggagaaattatgatacctatgggcagatattgcagtccttgatgagaaggggccatgaacaggacgcgttgcagtgcagggtaaaaattaaagaactgaggagtgcttactgcaaagcccgtgagggaaatcgccgctcaggagctgcccccacaacctgccgtttttacaaggagctggatgccatacttgggtgtgaccccactgccaatcctaggagcacgatggagagttcacagcagggagaagtgggggagggtgtagaggacggcgacagcgaggctactggcgtggagggagacaccccggagtcccagtacacatgcagccaggagctcttctccagcctggaggaggctagccagtcgcagcagctggaagttgatgttgaggaagaagctgaggatcgtgctcggg tgaccttgactactgcagccggatcaccggcctcacgtaggttgcagaacttgagacagaatcctagaaaatcaaaagaggaatcgatgaaatctgttatgagccactacaacagagaaagtaggaagacagaggaatggagagagaagacctatgaatggagaaagactgtacatgaatggagaaagagtgtacatgaatggaggcaaacagaaagcaggagaaaggaattgtcttccaaaaaaaccacaaagcagatgataagcctcctggctcgccaaactgagtctttcgagtctattgtagccatgcagacaaatatgtaccatggtaacccacagccctcccaaagccctcttccttgttccccagtatttccacaaaacagctttctccagcagccagttccttattatccccagctgcccccaacacctgtaagATCACCTACCGGCCCTGagaactataattcttaccctgttcactccacccccattattctgcagcatagtaatcctgaattgcagcagacattgaatagtgatcaaaataggacatattaa